In a genomic window of Sphingomonas koreensis:
- a CDS encoding lipopolysaccharide biosynthesis protein, with protein MTESTAEPSNQGRDSLRNQVRSAVIWRSGTQVLGQIIAWASTFLVIRMLDPTDYGLFAMTQVILVLLNMLNGYGLASAIIQKPDVDDRAVRQLFGMLLLLNFALGVAQFLMAPLAAAYYRQDIVADLLRVQSLLYIATPFIALPYALLARAMDFRKQAQVNLISATAGALAALGGAYAGLGVWTLVLAPIVLFGTRAIGMTWAARSLMWPSFDFRGAGGMARYGGLMAAGQLFWFVQSQADVFIAGRLFDPHWLGIYTTSLFLTQILVQKFIPALNEVAFSAYSRMQHDAAGATIAFAKSVRLIMVAAMPFYLGLAATAEPLVHVALGEKWMEAAPIVRILSLAMPFMTLQILFAAATDARGRPGIGAQISAIGAFLLPAAFLIGVQWGVIGLALTWIAIWPVFLVITAARSLPVIGLSWRDWIAAVLPPITAASAMALAVVLIDRMLPPLGPLPHLLILSGAGAAIYGAWLWLFARATVEDAIGMIRR; from the coding sequence ATGACCGAATCAACCGCCGAACCGTCGAATCAGGGCCGAGACTCGCTCCGGAATCAGGTGCGCAGCGCCGTGATCTGGCGTTCGGGCACCCAGGTTCTCGGTCAGATCATCGCCTGGGCCTCCACATTCCTCGTGATCCGGATGCTCGACCCGACGGATTACGGCCTGTTCGCGATGACTCAGGTGATTTTGGTCCTGCTCAACATGCTCAACGGCTATGGTCTCGCGAGTGCGATCATCCAGAAGCCCGATGTCGACGACCGGGCGGTCCGCCAGTTGTTCGGGATGTTGCTGCTGTTGAACTTCGCGCTGGGTGTCGCGCAGTTCCTGATGGCCCCGCTCGCTGCGGCCTATTACCGGCAGGACATCGTCGCCGATCTGCTGCGGGTGCAATCGCTTCTCTATATCGCGACCCCGTTCATCGCGCTCCCCTATGCCCTGCTCGCCCGTGCGATGGACTTCCGCAAGCAGGCGCAGGTCAACCTGATCTCGGCAACCGCCGGGGCGCTCGCCGCGCTGGGCGGCGCCTATGCGGGCCTGGGAGTATGGACGCTTGTACTCGCACCGATCGTGCTGTTCGGAACGCGCGCGATCGGCATGACCTGGGCGGCGCGCTCGCTGATGTGGCCGAGCTTCGACTTTCGCGGTGCCGGCGGGATGGCACGCTATGGCGGGCTGATGGCGGCGGGCCAGCTCTTCTGGTTCGTGCAGAGCCAGGCCGATGTGTTCATCGCCGGCCGCCTGTTCGATCCGCACTGGCTGGGCATCTATACCACCAGCCTGTTCCTCACCCAGATCCTCGTCCAGAAGTTCATCCCCGCGCTGAACGAGGTCGCCTTCTCGGCCTATTCCCGGATGCAGCATGATGCGGCAGGGGCGACGATCGCCTTCGCCAAGTCGGTGCGCCTGATCATGGTCGCGGCGATGCCCTTCTATCTCGGGCTCGCCGCCACGGCCGAGCCGCTGGTGCATGTCGCGCTGGGCGAGAAATGGATGGAGGCCGCACCGATCGTCCGGATCCTGTCGCTCGCCATGCCCTTCATGACGCTGCAGATCCTGTTCGCCGCCGCGACCGACGCGCGCGGGCGTCCGGGCATCGGCGCGCAGATTTCAGCGATCGGCGCATTCCTGCTTCCCGCCGCCTTCCTGATCGGGGTGCAGTGGGGAGTCATAGGCCTCGCGCTCACCTGGATCGCGATCTGGCCGGTGTTCCTCGTCATCACCGCGGCGCGCAGCCTGCCCGTCATCGGGCTCAGCTGGCGCGACTGGATCGCCGCGGTGCTTCCGCCGATTACCGCGGCGAGCGCGATGGCGCTGGCGGTGGTACTGATCGACCGGATGCTTCCACCGCTAGGCCCGCTGCCCCACCTGCTGATCCTCAGCGGAGCGGGGGCAGCAATCTATGGTGCGTGGCTCTGGCTCTTCGCGCGCGCGACAGTGGAGGACGCGATCGGCATGATCCGGAGATAG
- a CDS encoding CBS domain-containing protein encodes MTIAAILSGKGQDVITVSGGDTVRDAVALLAARRIGAVPVIENGVVAGIFSERDVIHCLQHEGAAALDREVRGVMTTPVISVTRDEPVLAALSLMTQRRIRHLPVVEEGALLGFVSIGDLVKYRIERIEAEAAQMRAYIQSA; translated from the coding sequence ATGACGATCGCAGCAATCCTGAGCGGGAAGGGGCAGGATGTCATAACCGTGAGCGGCGGGGATACCGTGCGCGACGCGGTAGCGCTGCTCGCCGCAAGGCGGATCGGCGCGGTTCCGGTGATCGAGAATGGTGTGGTCGCGGGCATCTTTTCCGAACGCGACGTGATTCATTGCCTTCAGCACGAAGGCGCCGCGGCGCTGGACCGCGAGGTCCGCGGCGTGATGACGACGCCGGTGATCAGCGTGACGCGCGACGAGCCGGTGCTTGCCGCGCTGTCGCTGATGACTCAGCGGCGGATCCGGCATCTTCCGGTGGTGGAGGAGGGCGCGCTGCTCGGCTTTGTCTCGATCGGAGATCTGGTGAAGTACCGGATCGAGCGGATCGAGGCCGAGGCGGCGCAGATGCGCGCTTATATACAATCCGCCTGA